In a single window of the Entelurus aequoreus isolate RoL-2023_Sb linkage group LG16, RoL_Eaeq_v1.1, whole genome shotgun sequence genome:
- the and2 gene encoding actinodin2 → MATHPLIHVGLLLAMVLLPEFLGAVPLELHKQDQASDHVKANLQKLVRHKRNMPVMAAPQFKPDFWGWYKYFMDSHNQEGVEDLDRVYLAYLQNKHRSEEGPTFNHYLKHLSEIYKACADSEDPECIAESTSKPKAAMVMPAPIRSAAVRMCNPHVDPYCLFPLAPKSAGPEPELAPAKEPAPIRRPIMPMPMKSPVGYYYAPVLESFLSHEQKAELLRICNHEDVECLQYHLRAAYGYRPAAAPAPSYSALGCDPNDPYCMPIMVQKAPTGFYHLLYPSCDPTVDPMCVGNGAAPSNLGADSGVPQEQHCNPLFDAGCNPLSATKLSGLTKPVLQYAPKDHPAHVAAPMACDPRYDPYCIPAAAAVLGKTRPQLPEHQVRYKVGIRGKTREGHDCYVHYDKDCTPLESRPKAKSDIQAPAEPLCHPYDPNCAKFAAPPAMRAQKSGTGTGTGTGTGGIIFPDPDCDPEIDYNCRLRHADTAAEEKTVVKPAKKSMKAVVSFEDFLLGFMSQHK, encoded by the exons ATGGCGACACATCCCCTCATCCACGTTGGACTCCTTCTGGCCATGGTTTTGTTACCAG AGTTCCTGGGGGCCGTCCCACTGGAGCTACACAAGCAGGACCAAG CGTCTGACCACGTGAAGGCCAACCTGCAGAAGCTGGTGCGCCACAAAAGGAACATGCCCGTCATGGCCGCGCCTCAGTTCAAACCCGACTTCTGGGGCTGGTACAAGTACTTCATGGACTCCCACAACCAGGAAGGA GTTGAAGATTTGGACCGTGTGTACTTGGCGTACCTGCAGAACAAGCACAGGTCAGAGGAAGGCCCCACCTTCAACCACTACCTCAAACACCTGAGCGAAATCTATAAAGCCTGTGCAGACTCCGAGGACCCAGAATGCATTGCAGAGTCCACCAGCAAGCCCAAAGCTGCCATGGTGATGCCCGCCCCCATCAGGTCTGCCGCCGTCAGAATGTGCAACCCCCACGTCGACCCCTACTGCCTCTTCCCTCTGGCACCCAAATCTGCCGGCCCCGAGCCTGAGCTTGCTCCAGCCAAGGAACCCGCCCCTATCCGCAGGCCCATAATGCCCATGCCAATGAAGAGCCCTGTTGGCTACTACTACGCCCCGGTCTTGGAGTCCTTCCTGAGCCACGAGCAGAAAGCCGAGCTGTTAAGGATCTGCAACCATGAAGACGTTGAGTGTCTGCAATACCACCTGAGGGCGGCTTACGGCTACCGCCCTGCCGCCGCTCCTGCTCCCTCCTACAGTGCCCTTGGGTGCGACCCAAATGACCCCTACTGCATGCCTATAATGGTGCAGAAGGCCCCCACAGGTTTCTACCACCTCCTTTACCCCAGCTGTGACCCCACAGTGGACCCCATGTGCGTGGGCAACGGGGCCGCCCCTTCCAACCTGGGTGCTGACTCAGGAGTGCCTCAAGAGCAGCACTGCAACCCTCTCTTTGATGCCGGCTGCAACCCCCTGTCTGCCACCAAGCTGTCTGGCCTCACCAAGCCAGTGCTGCAGTACGCCCCTAAGGACCATCCTGCACACGTCGCCGCTCCCATGGCCTGCGACCCCCGCTACGACCCGTACTGCATACCGGCAGCCGCCGCTGTCCTGGGCAAGACGCGGCCACAGCTCCCAGAGCACCAG gTTCGCTACAAGGTCGGCATTCGCGGCAAGACCAGGGAGGGCCATGACTGCTATGTGCACTATGACAAAGACTGCACGCCGCTGGAGTCTCGTCCAAAGGCCAAGAGCGACATCCAGGCTCCGGCCGAGCCTCTCTGCCATCCCTATGACCCCAACTGTGCCAAGTTTGCTGCACCCCCCGCCATGCGAGCCCAGAAGTCAGGCACAGGCACAGGCACAGGCACAGGCACAGGCGGAATTATCTTCCCAGACCCCGACTGCGACCCCGAGATTGACTACAACTGTCGCCTGCGTCACGCCGACACCGCCGCTGAGGAGAAGACGGTTGTCAAGCCCGCCAAGAAGTCCATGAAAGCTGTCGTCAGC